The following DNA comes from Streptomyces sp. NBC_00273.
TACGGTGCCCCCCGAGGCGGAGGCCGAGATACTCGCCGAGCTCCGCAGGCTGCGGGCCCGGGTACCCCAGCTCACCGGTGCCCTCGCCGCGAGCGCCGACGGTTTCGTGCTCGCCCAGGACAGCGCCGCCGCCGAGGCCGAGTCCGTCGCGGCGCTGACCGCTGCCGCCCTCGGGGTGGCCCAGCGCCTCAGCGACTGCACGGGCCAGGGTGCCTTCCGCGAACTGCTCGTGCGCGGTGAGGACGGGTACGTCGCCACCTACGCGGCGGGCCTGGCGGCGGTCCTCACCCTGACCGCCGAGCCGCGGGTCAACGTCGGACGCCTCCATCTGGAAGCCCGGCGCTCGAGTCTCCGGATAGCAGAACTGATCGACCACACCCTCGGGCGACGGGGTCCCGGAGCCCCGCCCGGGTGATGCGCGTTCCGGCCGGCGGCAGGGCCTGACATGTCCGGCGCGTGCCGCCACGGCTACATCCAGTCACAGCCAGTCACACCTCCCTCAC
Coding sequences within:
- a CDS encoding roadblock/LC7 domain-containing protein, which produces MSTVPPEAEAEILAELRRLRARVPQLTGALAASADGFVLAQDSAAAEAESVAALTAAALGVAQRLSDCTGQGAFRELLVRGEDGYVATYAAGLAAVLTLTAEPRVNVGRLHLEARRSSLRIAELIDHTLGRRGPGAPPG